Proteins from one Setaria italica strain Yugu1 chromosome V, Setaria_italica_v2.0, whole genome shotgun sequence genomic window:
- the LOC101763688 gene encoding probable protein phosphatase 2C 6: MEDVVAVVAPLAAPPAPAFSPAAAGLTLIAAAAADPIAAAAVAGAMEGVSVPPVRTASAVEDDALAPEAEEVGEASVAGSPCSVASDCSSVASADFEGVGLGFFAAAEGGGPMVFEDSAASAATVEAEARVAAGGRSVFAVDCVPLWGYTSICGRRPEMEDAVATVPRFFDVPLWMLTGNAAIDGLDPMTFRLPAHFFGVYDGHGGAQVANYCREHLHVALVEQLSRIEGTVCAANLGDVEFKEQWENAFVDCFARVDDEVGGKASRGGGGTGTSDASAAVVPEPVAPETVGSTAVVAVICSSHIIVSNCGDSRAVLCRGKQPVPLSVDHKPNREDEYARIEAEGGKVIQWNGYRVFGVLAMSRSIGDRYLKPWIIPVPEVTIVPRAKDDECLVLASDGLWDVMSNEEVCDIARKRILLWHKKNGTSSSSAPRVGDSADPAAQAAAECLSKLALQKGSKDNITVVVVDLKAQRKFKSKT, from the exons ATGGAGGACGTCGTGGCGGTCGTGgccccgctcgccgcgccgccggcgccggcgtttagccccgccgcggcggggctCACGCtgatcgccgccgcggccgcggacccgatcgcggcggcggcggtggcgggggccaTGGAGGGGGTCTCCGTGCCCCCGGTCAGGACGGCGTCCGCGGTCGAGGACGACGCGCTGGCGCCGGAAGCGGAAGAAGTGGGAgaggcgtcggtggcggggAGCCCGTGCTCGGTGGCCAGCGACTGCAGCAGCGTCGCGAGCGCCGACTTCGAAGGGGTCGGCCTGGGCTTCTTcgccgcggcggaggggggCGGGCCTATGGTGTTCGAGGACTCGGCCGCGTCGGCGGCCACCGTCGAGGCCGAGGCCAGGGTCGCGGCTGGCGGCAGGAGCGTATTCGCCGTCGACTGCGTCCCGCTGTGGGGGTACACGTCCATATGCGGCCGCAGGCCGGAGATGGAGGATGCCGTCGCCACGGTGCCGCGATTCTTCGACGTCCCGCTATGGATGCTCACCGGCAATGCCGCGATCGATGGGCTCGATCCCATGACGTTCCGCCTACCTGCTCATTTCTTCGGTGTGTATGACGGCCACGGGGGTGCGCAG GTTGCAAATTACTGTCGGGAACACCTCCATGTGGCGCTAGTGGAGCAGCTGAGCAGGATAGAGGGGACCGTGTGTGCAGCTAACTTGGGAGACGTGGAGTTTAAGGAACAGTGGGaaaatgcctttgtggattgTTTCGCTAGAGTGGATGATGAGGTTGGGGGCAAGGCAagcagaggaggtggtggcaCAGGTACAAGTGATGCTTCTGCGGCAGTTGTGCCAGAACCTGTGGCACCTGAGACCGTGGGTTCGACGGCGGTGGTCGCTGTCATCTGCTCCTCACATATCATTGTCAGCAATTGCGGTGATTCAAGGGCTGTGCTTTGCCGTGGCAAGCAACCCGTGCCTCTGTCAGTAGATCATAAA CCTAACAGGGAGGATGAGTATGCAAGGATTGAGGCAGAGGGTGGCAAGGTCATACAGTGGAATGGTTATCGAGTTTTCGGTGTTCTTGCAATGTCACGGTCAATTG GTGACAGATATCTGAAGCCATGGATAATTCCAGTCCCAGAGGTAACGATAGTTCCTCGGGCAAAGGATGATGAGTGTCTCGTTCTTGCCAGCGATGGCCTCTGGGACGTAATGTCAAACGAAGAGGTATGTGACATTGCCCGCAAGCGAATACTTCTGTGGCACAAAAAGAATGGCACAAGTTCATCATCAGCCCCACGGGTTGGTGATTCCGCAGACCCAGCTGCTCAAGCAGCTGCTGAATGCTTGTCAAAGCTTGCTCTTCAGAAGGGGAGCAAAGACAACATCACCGTCGTTGTAGTTGACCTGAAAGCACAGCGTAAGTTCAAGAGCAAAACCTAA
- the LOC101763281 gene encoding 25.3 kDa vesicle transport protein yields the protein MVKLTMIARVTDGLPLAEGLDDGRDQKDADFYKQQAKLIFKNLSKGHHEASRMSIETGTYYFHYIIEGRVCYLIMCDRSYPKKLAFQYLEDLKNEFERVNGNQIETAARPYAFIKFDTFIQKTKKLYLDTRTQRNIAKLNDELYEVHQIMTRNVQEVLGVGEKLDQVSEMSRRLTSDTIVYANKAKDLNRQALIRKYAPVAIVIGVVFILFWLKNKIW from the exons ATGGTGAAGCTGACAATGATAGCACGTGTTACTGATGGCCTTCCACTGGCAGAAGGGTTGGATGATGGACGAGATCAGAAGGATGCTGATTTCTACAAGCAGCAAGCTAAACTCATTTTCAAGAACTTGTCGAAAGGGCATCATGAAGCTTCCCGGATGTCAATTGAGACAGGGACATACTATTTCCA CTACATCATTGAAGGCCGAGTATGTTATTTGATTATGTGTGACCGCTCTTATCCAAAAAAACTTGCATTCCAGTACCTAGAAGATCTGAAAAATGAATTTGAGAGGGTCAACGGAAATCAAATAGAAACTGCCGCCAGGCCGTATGCTTTTATCAAGTTTG ATACATTCATCCAGAAGACTAAGAAACTGTATTTGGATACAAGAACTCAAAGGAACATTGCAAAATTGAATGATGAGCTCTATGAGGTGCATCAAATTATGACCCGCAATGTTCAAGAGGTGCTTGGTGTTGGTGAAAAGCTAGACC AGGTCAGTGAAATGTCAAGAAGATTGACATCTGACACGATAGTATACGCAAATAAGGCAAAGGACCTCAATCGGCAG GCCTTGATTCGGAAGTATGCTCCTGTTGCGATTGTGATTGGGGTGGTCTTCATTCTCTTTTGGCTCAAAAACAAGATATGGTGA